The following is a genomic window from Geobacillus subterraneus.
TGGCCAAAACTCTTCATAATCGCGGAATTCCATCTCCCTTTCCCCCTTTGATGGATGCGGCGCGCCGCCCACGAATGCCGCGAACGAGCAGCACCCAGTACCCGATCATGTACAGAAACAGCACAAGCGACAGCCACGCCCACCATTGCCCCTCGATGAGGGATTGCTGCCAGTAGGCGAACGGATCGACGCCGACCCTGGCGATCGTGTGAAAATTGTTCAGAAAAAAGAGCGGCACTGCGATCACCGCAACGAGCGAATACAAGCGGCGAACCGTTCCTTTCACTAGCATCGCCACACCGACAATCAAGGTGGCCATGCACATAATGTAGTACAACACGGACATCCATAGCGGCGCACTCGGGCCCATTTCAAATCCCTTTTCATCCGTCATAATGGCCATATTCGATGAGAACCAAAAGAGTTCCTTCCTGTTAGAACGATGTTCCCTTCCACTGTGAGGGAGCGGCTGCTCAAGTTCAACACACATTTGGCCTGCACCCACAAAGCTCCCCTTCATAATGAATTGTGTTTTCAAGTTGCGGGAAAGAGTGTGGGAACACAGAAGGACGTAACTCTTAGAACGGGATCTCCTCCATTTTTGGGATCATGCCCGCTCAGCTGCAGTCAGTTCGCTTTTGTTATGTTTAGCACTTGAGAATCAATACCTAATTTCTATATACATGCAACATGAAGAGTTAACTTCTCAGTCATCCTGCACACCCTAAGCGTTGCAGCACTTCCTGCGGACGTTCGTGGATGTCGTCCGCAAACCGAGCAATGGCCTGGACGATATCGTTTCGATGTTTGTGAAACACATTGGCGATCACGGTGTCTTTCAGCCATTTCCACAAGCTGAATGCGGGCGTGATCCAACACCAAGACGATGAGACGGTCTGGATCGCGCTCTTTGAGCATTCTCAAGAAATTCAAGAACGTCGCGGCATTGGCGCGGCAGTCGTTTGATGAAGCACCGTTTCGCCATCGTGGATGTTGACCGCGCCAAACCGCGATACGTGGGCATGATGGCCGAACGTCGGCACTTGTTTTTGGCGGCCGACTTCTGACCATGTGGACCGCAAGACATGGTAAGAGCGGATATGGGTTTCATCGATGTACAGAAGAACGGCATCTTCTGTGTCCTTGGTGATCAAGTTTTTTGATCAGATCCATTTGCTTTTCCAATTGCTTTTGCTCATCCGGGTTCCCTTTCGCCAGTGTGTACGTCGGTCGTGTCCACGACAGCCCTTTGCGGTGCAGGAGTTTTCGCAGCGCTTCGCGGGAAATGGAAACACCGAATTGCTTTGCGACATAGGATTGCAGGAGTTTGGTGTTCCACGCCGAGGCGACGTCCCAGCCCAGTTCGGCGGGAGTGGTGGTCAACACAAGCTGTTTGATCTTTTCCTGCTGTTCTTCGGTGAGAAACGGCTCTCGCCCGGGGGCGAAATCCCGATGAAGCAGGAGTTCAAGGCCGCCTTCGTTGAACAGCGACACATAATGGGAAACGGTTTGT
Proteins encoded in this region:
- a CDS encoding IS630 family transposase codes for the protein MKRLKITNDHGWTPRTLRKQEWKIKNTLLRQRVMAVRLVMEGYSGKEAASMVNVCRQTVSHYVSLFNEGGLELLLHRDFAPGREPFLTEEQQEKIKQLVLTTTPAELGWDVASAWNTKLLQSYVAKQFGVSISREALRKLLHRKGLSWTRPTYTLAKGNPDEQKQLEKQMDLIKKLDHQGHRRCRSSVHR